From the Anguilla anguilla isolate fAngAng1 chromosome 6, fAngAng1.pri, whole genome shotgun sequence genome, one window contains:
- the LOC118229490 gene encoding putative E3 ubiquitin-protein ligase UBR7 has translation MAVNEGDEATVSLVDVLEEDEELENEASAVLGGSDSEKCSYPEGYVKRQALYACNTCTPRGGEPAGICLACSYKCHEGHDLFELYTKRNFRCDCGNGKFGEFECKLYPEKENLNADNKYSHNFFGLYCTCNRPYPDPEDEVPDEMIQCVVCEDWFHGRHLGCAVAEGVELQEMVCESCMNKAAFLWTYAAHLAVPPVAKDSPCKVEVEEEQKQEVKEEKKAEEEKKAKEENGDGGDRAQGEEPSTSLGSQGEEKVLVNGAAGCKRSRREMEGGAEGAECKLAALKARGHERPREGAVFWPSPWRNKLCTCASCKSAYAEAGVDFLLDESDTVLAYENKGKTTEEEEGSASQGRDPLMSALNTLDRVQQLEIIYEYNDMKTELKDYLQRFAAEGKVVTPEDIQRFFEEQQSRKRRRANAGQYYCS, from the exons ATGGCGGTAAACGAAGGGGACGAGGCCACTGTATCTCTTGTGGATGTTttggaagaggatgaggagttAGAAAATGAAGCATCTGCCGTTTTAGGCGGTAGCGATTCAGAGAAATGCTCATATCCTGAG GGCTACGTGAAGCGGCAGGCTCTGTACGCCTGTAACACGTGCACACCGAGAGGCGGCGAGCCGGCTGGGATCTGCCTGGCCTGCTCCTACAAATGCCACGAAGGACACGACCTCTTCGAGCTCTACACCAAaag gaACTTTCGTTGCGATTGTGGAAATGGAAAATTTGGAGAATTTGAGTGCAAACTGTATCCT gaaaaagaaaacctgaaCGCCGATAACAAATACAGCCACAACTTCTTTGGTCTCTACTGCACCTGTAACAGACCATACCCAGACCCAGAAGATGAG GTCCCAGATGAAATGAtccagtgtgtggtgtgtgaggacTGGTTCCATGGGAGG CATTTGGGCTGTGCGGTCGCAGAGGGcgtggagctgcaggagatgGTGTGCGAGTCCTGCATGAACAAGGCGGCCTTCCTCTGGACCTACGCCGCCCACCTGGCAG TGCCCCCGGTGGCCAAAGACAGTCCCTGCAAGGTGGAGGTggaagaggagcagaagcaggaggtgaaggaggagaagaaggccgaggaggagaagaaggccaAGGAGGAGAACGGCGACGGCGGCGACAGGGCTCAGGGGGAGGAGCCGTCCACCAGCCTGGGCAGTCAGGGAGAGGAGAAG GTGCTGGTGAACGGAGCGGCAGGCTGCAAGCGGAGCCGGCGGGAGatggagggcggggccgagggggCCGAGTGCAAGCTGGCGGCGCTGAAGGCCCGGGGCCACGAGAGACCCCGCGAGGGGGCCGTGTTCTGGCCCTCGCCGTGGCGCAACAAACTGTGCACCTGCGCCTCCTGCAAG AGCGCCTACGCGGAGGCGGGCGTGGACTTCCTGCTGGACGAGTCGGACACGGTCCTGGCGTACGAGAACAAGGGGAAGAccacggaggaggaggaggggagcgcCTCGCAGGGCCGGGACCCGCTCATGTCCGCTCTGAACACGCTCGACCGCGTGCAGCAGCTGGAGATTATCTATG AGTACAACGACATGAAGACTGAGCTGAAGGATTACCTCCAGAGATTTGCAGCGGAGGGCAAG gTGGTGACCCCCGAGGACATCCAGCGCTTCTTCGAGGAGCAGCAGAGTCGCAAGAGGAGGCGGGCCAACGCGGGACAGTACTACTGCAGCTGa
- the LOC118229491 gene encoding transmembrane protein 251-like encodes MMNFRQRIGWIGMGLYLLASVAAFYYVFEINQTYNRLTLNYVEEAAKEPPALADPAAPSSSSVSWHHSLKTRLLTFPFWLWMIIFLIPYLQVFLFLYSCTRPDPRTVGYCILPIFLAMLCDRHQSFAKASNQISRLQLIDT; translated from the coding sequence ATGATGAACTTCCGTCAGAGGATTGGATGGATAGGTATGGGACTGTACCTGTTAGCGAGCGTGGCCGCCTTCTACTACGTCTTCGAGATCAACCAGACGTACAACCGGCTGACTCTGAATTACGTGGAAGAGGCAGCCAAAGAACCACCAGCGCTTGCGGATCCCGCAGCTCCATCCTCATCGTCTGTATCTTGGCACCACAGTTTAAAGACGCGGCTTCTCACTTTCCCGTTCTGGTTGTGGATGATCATTTTTCTCATTCCGTACCTACAGGTCTTCCTTTTTCTGTATTCCTGCACCCGCCCGGACCCCAGAACAGTAGGCTACTGCATCCTGCCAATTTTCCTGGCCATGCTCTGTGACAGACATCAGAGCTTTGCCAAGGCTTCCAATCAGATAAGCAGACTCCAACTGATTGATACCTAA